Sequence from the Primulina huaijiensis isolate GDHJ02 chromosome 16, ASM1229523v2, whole genome shotgun sequence genome:
GAGAGAAAACACAGTGCGCAAAGAGAGAGAAGGAATGAGAGTGACGCTGCTAGTTGTGTTTTTTCTCGCTATAATTTCAGCTGTGTGTGGAGGTTGTGAATCCCGAAGGCCTAAAGCTGACGAATCAGTGAGGGCCACGTGGTGTAGAAGAGTCGTCAATCATGCATTAGGGGGGCTTGCGTTTCGGCGTGATGCAATATACCACTCGCAGGAGATGGGCGTTGACAATCTGACTTGATGGAGAATGGTGTCCGACCTCTTTGTCAAATTACTCTTTTATCCTTTAATTCATCCAAATATACAAAGGAAATATACTATCAAATATAAAgtattaaaaatcattattaaatatattaattaattatgtactttttatgttattaagatatttattaaataatagtaaaatgattttttactCTTATTTAATCAATCAACCATTATTATTAAATACATTAATTAATAGTTGGATGGTAAAAATGTTTTCCCTCCAAGTAGAAAAGGTGTTCCCGCCATAACCGAGAATATCATTATTGGCCATTAATTAtcgttattattatattattgtcAGCCGTTAGATGATTTCGGCGGAAAAAGGAAGTGACtcctggattttttttttttggtattgaAGAACTAGGAGGTTTTTTCAAAATGTTACGGCAgtatttttattcattcaatACATGATACGTGTGAAAGATAATAAATCATGATTACTCGTCAATATATCATAGTTGAATACATGTGCATGATTTATTCACTAAACATACGTATCATATGATGAGTGGATAATGACACTTTTTATAATTGCATATTTATTAAAAAGGTAAAATGGTGCATGTAGAATCAAGAATCGTAGGTTCAAAGATGGCTCTATAGATTGAAGGGATAAAAAATTAGGCGGATACAAATTTATGTAACTTGTTATGGATGAAATATactatttcataattttaaattctagaaataaataataattagaatttaatcATGATAACATATTTAATGTTTATGAGCAAGTCGGTGAACATCGATAAGTTTGAGTGATATAAACCTCAAATAGTCTAACGGAAACGTAACTAGCAGTCAATAGCAAAACTGGAAGAATATATGAATATGtatttgattctcaatcaaatctatGACAAAATTAATAACGTTTGGTGACATTAATGAGTGGTTGGGAGTTGGTCAACATGAAAAGCTAGTGTGAAACAAATGATAGAGACACATTTCAATCAATATGAAACGCATTTTACAGTAACGAGAGAATCTATAAATCGAACTCTCTCTTTACATTTCAGATAATCTCATTATCAAGTTTTTATCCTCATCTCATGAGTATTATTTGAGTGtttattctataatatttgtgaggtattTGTTATTTTGTATTGAGAAAATGATTGTTTTCTTTAAAACATAGTTACATATTGTaacttaaaaaatatcatagtgGAATCTTTTCATCTTGTCCATAATTTTTATCCTAATAAGTTTTAAGAATCTTCCATTTAAATAtcgatatttaattttattatttattttaataattatatttcaagATGTCGAACCACCGATGACCAACAACAAGGAAGACTTCATGATTTTAAGCTTTAAGTGGTTCTATATTCCGAAATTTTGAAATAGCcaaaatttatcattttcaaAACAATAAAGAAAAACCAATCAATCGTATCtaagttataataataataaaaataaattataaattataaattataaataaatataagaaaagGAGCAGCCAATTAGAAAAAAAGTATCCAAGTATAGAGCATAATTATAATGTCACAAAAGTCAATAATAGTAGCCACGTTATTTATGTACGATGGGCTGATATGCTATCGTAGGTAACATGTGTCTGGTCAAAATTCCTTTGTATTTAATGTGGGGTATAGGGGCTATGTTGACTATGGGTTCCCCTACCTTACTTTTtgtttcattattattattagttttataacttaatttataaataatgaaatgaatacattttaaattataaaatgtcaaaagttaaaattttactaaTTTCTTTTGAGAATTCCacctaaatttttattaaatagacATTGTCATATATCTCAtaattttttacaataaaaaaataataatgcatgATAATGAgtaaaagaataataatatcaaaaattGCTGCAAACGTTCGCATAGTAAGCGATTGGTATTAATCTTCTAATTGTTaaatttgtataaaattataTCTCGATAGatttatcataattaaattttttaaacatcAAATATTACAAAAGTTTGGTTGGATTGGGCCAACTTAGCCCAATCCTTAAACAAACCCATCACCATTGTTTTCAATGTGTGCCATATATTATAACATAATACAAACGAAAAATACAGAATATCAGAAATAAGAAGCCTCCAAAGATTCCTTCTCTGCATGGATCAATTTTCTGATCTTCTTCTTAATATAAACTAATTCTTGCAATATTAGTCGTGCTTAGCTTAATTTTCTTGGATTTCCGTGTGAGTGAAATGTGGATGATTCACAATGGTTTAAAACAGCAATATCGCTTCAGCTTTTTCATCCGGCCTGACCGAGCCCGGGGGGAGGTCTTCTTTTCTCCATCTGAACTTGCATTTGTATGGCTAGCGGATGGCGATGAAGAAGAATCAGAGAAATTCGAAGGGCCTTCATCTCGGGTGTCGGATATATGCCTTTTAGCAGTATTTTCTAGTGTTGCCGTTAACCGTTCATTTCCTGAAGTACTTCCACCAACAGAGAGTGCAGATCCTAGGAATGcatcaaaagaaaataaagaataaagtcTTATCGAGTACGGATACAGACTATATGGAAGTGACTCGTATTATCACTGATAGATACACCTGAAGAGGGAGGCTGAATGATTAGGCGGTCGGATTCCACGGAGTGAGTGAAATGGCATCTAGAACTCAAAGGATTCTCCTTAGTTTTTATGCGACCTTCTTCCTCAAGATCCTGTAGTAAACCCAACGAATCAAAGTATTCTTCTGACAACTTGCTAGGACAGGTTGAATTCTGTGAACTGGAAAAATTAGATTCAGGATCATCTTGTAGATCATTCAATTCCAAATAATCGCCTCTTGACAAACATTCTAGTTCAGACCAATCTCGTGGAGAAAAATTTGAAGTGATATCCGTCAATGGGAGCAATCCTGCATCACATTCCGGTTTAGCCtacaaaaaatgaaatattgaCAGAGCCAAGAAACCATCGGTTAAATATTGTGATTTAGATCATTACAAGTGTAAAACCAATGTACAAGGAACATAAGTCAGCGCACCttggattcatttttagaatCTTGTAGTGAGGTACTATTTATGTCTGGTATAATCGATGAAGCCATACTAATTGGCTTTGATCCAACCACAGTTTTGCTGTTCTGAGAGGAGTGCGACTCATTTTCCGAAATTCTTGCCTTACAGAGGAAGACTTTACACAGCGATCTCGACTCCTACACAATTACTAACCAAATTGATTTGCAGTTCAAAAGAACACAGATAGATATAATAGCTACAGTGGGTACTTTTGGCTTATCTTTATAGAATGGTTCCTTCTGAGTTATCTTGTGCTCATGCATAAGCCAATCAGTTCGTTGTCCATAAGGGGCTTGGCCTTCGAAATATTCAAGACTTGCTCTCCAACCAAAAATGGATGAGTTCGAATATATCTCACAAGCTTCCCCTTTGTCTTTCCAAAATCCGTAAACTGAATCCTTTTTCTCATTTGCATCTACTAGGTACCAAATTCCTTCTGCAAGAAGCATCGAGCATTTCTTTTTCATTTCGGAAACTGTAAAATGGTAGTAGCTAAGCATGCCCAAGAATCTTTACTGTTTTGTCGTATATGCCAGGAATATCACGATTTAACACGAAAGTTACAGGTGAAGGTCTTAGCTGTGTTCTACTGAATGAAACAACATATGTTGGTGAGTGATAATTGATGGAAGGACATATTGCATATTGAAGTATAACTAGAAAAACATCTAAGATCCATATCCATGTTAATGAAATACTATGTCTAAGCACTAAATCGGTCAGATTATCTAGTCCAATGAAGAGCAATAACTTATTTATTCTGTGTAAAAGACCTGTTTGATGTGAGCAGTTTTAAGGAAATAGAAAAGAGAGCTCGAGTCAGAAAAATGCTACTGACTATATCCTCGCTGCCATACAAAAGCTCCAGATATATACGTCTGCCTACGggtgattttattaaatatgttcAACAAACTTTGTGAGAACTGAAAACAATAGTCGATGACACACGAGACTTTGGTGAATTATTACTCCAAACAATTCCCCTTACAATattgtataaataaatattttatgtgaATTGAATATGTGATATGAACTCTGATACATTGAGCTATCGCCCGTTGTACTATGAGTTAAAAACTGGTGGCTGTGACAAGACTCTAAAGTTGAGCTTGGATAGAAAGATTTCATTTGAAGGGAAGGATTTGAAGGGtgaatttgaaataacattCATCTTGAGTGTATTTCAAATCCATTGTAATCGACATTACATCTACATAAGCTAAGGAATGGGTGAATTTGAATAATATCAAAGCAAtcaaatagatttgaaattcataaccTCGAATCCCTGTATCTAAGCACAACCTAACATTTGAAACCATATAGCAATCCGAACTTCACATTTTGATTGTGACAGCCATCAAAAGACAGCCACAGAAGATGACCTAGGCAACTACTGGTCAACTATTTAATTGTCACCACCATCATAAAAGTAGTTTGACACGAGAGTTAATAATCACTTCCATAGTATTTCCAATCGGAATCAGTCACATTAGCGATGGCACATAAACGAGGCATGAGTAAGAATTTTTACAAGCATGGATATTCAATTGATATAAAGAATAATAGTTaacatacataataaaaccaatGGCAGAAACCTTAAAACTCACCTGGTAAATTCGAAGGGTGGTACTGGAAGGGAGTCATATCTGCTAGCACGTTAGTTGGGAGAGAGAATCCTCGACTGTATCGATCCAGCCACAAAAAACATTGCTCATCATTCAAAAGCTGACCAATTTCAGCAGGAGAAGAGGGCCCTACCGGAGGACACATGGTAATCCAATGCAAAGAGAGTGCCACAACACTTGATGCCTTAACTGGGTTCATGAGAAAACAAAGCAAGAAAATTTTGACACGAAAGCTGACTGATCACAAAGGGAAGTTTTAGATTGTGAcaagaaaaataata
This genomic interval carries:
- the LOC140961847 gene encoding NAC domain-containing protein JA2L-like is translated as MCPPVGPSSPAEIGQLLNDEQCFLWLDRYSRGFSLPTNVLADMTPFQYHPSNLPEGIWYLVDANEKKDSVYGFWKDKGEACEIYSNSSIFGWRASLEYFEGQAPYGQRTDWLMHEHKITQKEPFYKDKPKESRSLCKVFLCKARISENESHSSQNSKTVVGSKPISMASSIIPDINSTSLQDSKNESKAKPECDAGLLPLTDITSNFSPRDWSELECLSRGDYLELNDLQDDPESNFSSSQNSTCPSKLSEEYFDSLGLLQDLEEEGRIKTKENPLSSRCHFTHSVESDRLIIQPPSSGSALSVGGSTSGNERLTATLENTAKRHISDTRDEGPSNFSDSSSSPSASHTNASSDGEKKTSPRARSGRMKKLKRYCCFKPL